A stretch of Pseudomonas sp. 7SR1 DNA encodes these proteins:
- a CDS encoding IclR family transcriptional regulator, translating to MAGSQIERVFNVLESLASEPRGWPLQGLAEELQIPKSATHRLLAELMRLGYVRQNPENLRYHVSTRLVALGFRYLSRSGADIVQPVLDRLARESGELVRLGVIEGDRQTWIAKSQGARSGLRYDPDMGREAPLSYTASGHAWLASMSDVEALGLVERQAAPVPAQVGPNAPRSPAELLEYLRKAREQGYACVEESSAVGTSAIAAVVRHPLDGRVVGVLSVAGPSARMTRARLHELAPTLLAFAEELSQASQASELFS from the coding sequence ATGGCCGGAAGTCAAATCGAACGGGTCTTCAATGTGCTGGAAAGCCTGGCCAGTGAACCTAGAGGCTGGCCGCTCCAGGGCCTGGCCGAAGAACTGCAGATACCGAAAAGCGCCACCCACCGCCTGCTCGCCGAGCTGATGCGCCTGGGTTATGTGCGGCAGAATCCCGAGAACCTGCGTTATCACGTGTCGACCCGGCTGGTCGCCCTGGGGTTTCGCTACCTCTCCCGTAGCGGTGCCGACATCGTGCAGCCAGTGCTCGATCGTCTGGCCCGGGAAAGTGGCGAACTGGTGCGCCTGGGCGTGATCGAAGGGGATCGCCAGACCTGGATCGCCAAGTCCCAGGGCGCACGGTCCGGCTTGCGCTACGACCCGGACATGGGCCGTGAGGCTCCGCTGTCCTATACCGCGTCGGGACATGCCTGGCTGGCGAGCATGAGCGACGTCGAGGCCCTTGGGCTGGTGGAACGCCAGGCGGCGCCGGTACCGGCACAGGTGGGGCCGAACGCTCCGCGCAGCCCGGCTGAGCTGCTCGAATACCTGCGCAAGGCCCGAGAGCAGGGGTACGCCTGTGTCGAGGAAAGCTCGGCGGTCGGTACGTCGGCCATTGCCGCCGTGGTGCGACATCCGTTGGACGGTCGGGTCGTCGGCGTGCTCAGCGTTGCAGGGCCCAGCGCGAGGATGACGCGGGCGCGGCTGCATGAACTGGCCCCGACCTTGCTGGCATTTGCCGAAGAGTTGTCGCAAGCGAGCCAGGCATCGGAGTTGTTCAGCTGA
- a CDS encoding DMT family transporter produces MTVSTPLSGVNQAFKGILLIVCATFLFSSHDALSKYLSGFYPIVMVVWARYVVHTLLMAGIFLPRSGLRVLRTRRPLWQLARALCLLGTSLFFTTGLQYIPLAEATAVNFLAPVLVTALSVPLLGERVTRGQWIAVIFGFIGVLIIVHPGGDLFTPAVLLPFCSALFFCFYQLLTRKLSEIDSPTTSNFFAGLCNTIVMSALVPFFWQVPSLLHGAMMLALGACGMTAHLMLTQAFRFAAPALLAPFGYCQIVFAGLLGWLLFSHTPTLTTVAGIVLICLSGLAAAWQQRSK; encoded by the coding sequence ATGACCGTCAGCACCCCGCTTTCCGGCGTCAACCAGGCCTTCAAGGGCATCCTGCTGATTGTCTGTGCCACCTTTCTGTTTTCCAGCCACGACGCCTTGTCGAAATACCTCTCGGGCTTCTATCCGATCGTCATGGTGGTGTGGGCGCGCTACGTGGTGCATACCCTGCTGATGGCGGGAATCTTCCTGCCGCGTTCCGGGCTGCGTGTCCTGCGCACCAGGCGTCCGCTGTGGCAGTTGGCTCGGGCCCTGTGCCTGCTGGGGACCAGCCTGTTTTTCACCACGGGGCTGCAGTACATCCCGTTGGCCGAAGCGACCGCGGTCAACTTCCTGGCCCCGGTGCTGGTCACCGCATTGTCGGTGCCGTTACTGGGCGAGCGGGTGACGCGAGGCCAATGGATCGCGGTGATCTTCGGCTTCATCGGCGTGCTGATCATTGTCCATCCCGGCGGCGACCTGTTCACCCCTGCGGTACTGCTGCCGTTCTGCTCGGCGCTGTTTTTCTGCTTCTACCAGCTGCTCACTCGCAAGCTCAGTGAGATCGACAGTCCGACCACCAGCAATTTCTTCGCGGGGTTGTGCAATACCATCGTGATGAGTGCGCTGGTGCCGTTCTTCTGGCAAGTGCCGAGCCTGCTCCATGGCGCGATGATGCTGGCGCTGGGCGCCTGCGGGATGACGGCGCACCTGATGCTGACCCAGGCCTTCCGTTTTGCCGCCCCGGCACTGCTGGCGCCTTTCGGATACTGCCAGATCGTGTTCGCCGGTCTGCTGGGCTGGCTTTTGTTCAGCCATACGCCGACCCTGACCACCGTGGCGGGGATCGTGCTGATCTGCTTGAGTGGGTTGGCGGCGGCGTGGCAGCAGCGGAGCAAGTAG
- a CDS encoding MFS transporter, which translates to MNPSQSSLLTAGLRDTTSGIGAKIRGAMAVGKTRWGMLALVFFATTLNYIDRAALGVMQPILAKEMSWTAMDYANINFWFQVGYAVGFVLQGRLIDRIGVKRVFFCAVLLWSLATGAHGLATSAMGFMICRFILGLTEAANYPACVKTTRLWFPAGERAVATGIFNAGTNVGAMFTPMLLPLVLHVWGWQAAFLCMAALGGIWLLFWGLKYFNPEDHPTVRQSELDYIQREVEPPQVRVPFSRILRMRGTWAFALAYSITAPVFWFYLYWLPPFLNQQYNLGINVTQMGIPLIIIYLTADFGSVGGGILSSFLIGRGLDPIKARLVSMLLFACCIVGVIMAAGASNLWMAVFAISLAIGAHQAWTANIWSLVMDYTPKHMMSTVFGFGGMCAAIGGMFMTQLVGHILTVTHNNYTVLFTLIPAMYFIALIWMYFMAPRKVPTLEN; encoded by the coding sequence ATGAATCCTTCCCAAAGCTCCCTCCTGACTGCCGGCCTGAGGGACACGACCAGCGGCATCGGCGCCAAGATCCGCGGCGCCATGGCCGTGGGCAAGACCCGTTGGGGCATGCTCGCGCTGGTATTTTTCGCCACCACCCTCAACTACATCGACCGCGCCGCCCTGGGCGTCATGCAGCCGATCCTCGCCAAGGAAATGAGCTGGACGGCGATGGACTACGCCAACATCAACTTCTGGTTCCAGGTGGGCTATGCCGTAGGGTTCGTGCTGCAGGGACGGTTGATCGACCGGATCGGCGTCAAGCGCGTGTTCTTCTGCGCCGTGCTGCTCTGGAGCCTGGCCACCGGCGCTCATGGCCTGGCCACTTCGGCAATGGGCTTCATGATCTGCCGGTTCATCCTGGGCCTTACGGAGGCCGCCAACTACCCGGCCTGTGTAAAAACCACGCGGCTGTGGTTCCCGGCGGGCGAACGGGCGGTGGCCACCGGTATTTTCAACGCCGGTACCAACGTCGGCGCCATGTTCACACCGATGTTGCTACCGCTGGTGCTGCACGTATGGGGCTGGCAGGCCGCATTCCTGTGCATGGCCGCGCTGGGCGGCATCTGGCTGCTGTTCTGGGGCCTGAAATACTTCAATCCTGAAGACCACCCCACGGTCAGACAGTCGGAACTGGATTACATCCAGCGCGAAGTCGAACCGCCCCAGGTCCGCGTACCGTTTTCCCGGATCCTGCGCATGCGCGGCACCTGGGCCTTCGCCCTGGCCTACTCGATCACGGCTCCGGTGTTCTGGTTCTACCTCTACTGGCTGCCACCGTTCCTGAACCAGCAATACAACCTGGGCATCAACGTGACCCAGATGGGCATCCCGCTGATCATCATCTACCTCACCGCCGACTTCGGCAGCGTGGGCGGCGGCATCCTCTCCTCGTTCCTGATCGGCCGCGGCCTCGACCCGATCAAGGCGCGGCTGGTTTCCATGCTGCTGTTCGCCTGCTGCATCGTCGGCGTGATCATGGCCGCCGGTGCGAGCAACCTGTGGATGGCGGTGTTCGCCATCTCCCTGGCCATTGGCGCCCACCAGGCCTGGACCGCCAACATCTGGAGCCTGGTGATGGACTACACCCCCAAGCACATGATGAGTACCGTGTTCGGCTTCGGCGGCATGTGCGCCGCCATCGGCGGGATGTTCATGACCCAGCTGGTGGGTCACATCCTTACGGTGACCCATAACAACTACACCGTGCTGTTCACCCTGATCCCCGCCATGTACTTCATTGCGCTGATCTGGATGTACTTCATGGCGCCGCGCAAGGTGCCAACCCTGGAAAACTGA
- the quiC gene encoding 3-dehydroshikimate dehydratase QuiC, whose translation MQRSIATVSLSGTLPEKLEAIAAAGFDGVEIFENDLLYYDGSPREIRQMCADLGIAITLFQPFRDFEGCRRDRLARNLERAERKFDLMQELGTDLVLVCSNASADSVGDERILIDDLRLLAERAGARGLRIGYEALAWGRHVNTYQQVWNIVRQADHPSLGVLLDSFHTLSLKGDPRAIAEIPGDRIFFVQMADAPILAMDVLEWSRHFRCFPGQGEFDLPGFLAPIIKSGYTGPLSLEIFNDGFRAAPPRANAADGLRSLLYLEEKTRQRLAEEAAPASNTDILFATPPASDYNGIEFLEFAVDDALGAKLAHWLERLGFVKAGQHRSKNVSLLRQGDINLILNCEPYSFAHSFFEAHGPSLCATALRVDSSASALARAVAYKGQPYRGLVGPNELELAAVRAPDGSLIYLVDRGTDVYATDFNLQPGAVIGAGLKRIDHMAMALPADSLDSWVLFYKSLLDFEADDEVVLPDPYGLVKSRALRSRCSSIRLPLNISENRNTAISHALSSYRGSGVHHIAFDCDDIFAQVSRAKEAGVPLLDIPLNYYDDLAARFDFDDEFLSELAYFNVLYDRDAQGGELFHVYTEPFEGRFFFEIIQRKNGYTGYGAANVAVRLAAMAKSRSGGLRHAKL comes from the coding sequence ATGCAGCGTTCCATTGCCACCGTTTCCCTGAGCGGTACCCTGCCGGAAAAACTCGAGGCCATCGCCGCCGCCGGTTTCGACGGGGTGGAAATCTTCGAGAACGACCTTCTCTATTACGATGGCAGTCCTCGGGAAATCCGGCAGATGTGCGCCGACCTCGGCATCGCCATTACCTTGTTCCAGCCGTTCCGTGATTTCGAAGGCTGCCGTCGCGATCGCCTGGCGCGCAACCTGGAACGAGCCGAGCGCAAGTTCGACCTGATGCAGGAATTGGGCACCGATCTGGTGCTGGTGTGCAGCAACGCCTCGGCCGACAGTGTCGGCGATGAGCGGATTCTGATCGATGACCTGCGCTTGCTGGCCGAACGGGCCGGCGCACGGGGTTTGCGCATCGGCTACGAAGCGCTGGCCTGGGGCCGGCACGTGAATACTTATCAACAGGTCTGGAACATCGTGCGCCAGGCCGATCACCCCAGCCTTGGCGTGCTGCTGGACAGTTTCCACACGCTGTCTCTCAAGGGCGATCCGCGGGCGATCGCCGAGATTCCTGGCGACAGGATTTTCTTCGTACAGATGGCCGACGCGCCGATCCTGGCGATGGATGTCCTGGAATGGAGTCGGCATTTCCGCTGCTTCCCGGGGCAGGGCGAGTTCGACTTGCCGGGCTTCCTGGCGCCGATCATCAAGAGTGGCTACACCGGACCGCTGTCCCTGGAGATCTTCAACGACGGCTTTCGCGCCGCGCCGCCACGGGCCAATGCCGCCGATGGCTTGCGCTCATTGTTGTACCTGGAAGAGAAGACCCGCCAGCGCCTGGCTGAAGAAGCCGCGCCCGCGAGCAATACCGATATTCTCTTCGCCACGCCGCCGGCCAGTGACTACAACGGCATCGAATTCCTCGAGTTCGCCGTGGACGACGCCCTTGGGGCCAAGCTGGCTCACTGGTTGGAACGGCTGGGCTTCGTCAAGGCCGGCCAGCATCGCTCCAAGAACGTCAGCCTGTTGCGCCAGGGCGATATCAACCTGATCCTCAACTGCGAACCCTATTCCTTTGCCCACAGCTTTTTCGAAGCCCACGGCCCCTCGCTGTGCGCCACCGCCCTGCGGGTCGACAGCAGCGCCAGCGCCCTGGCCCGGGCGGTGGCCTACAAAGGCCAGCCCTATCGCGGGTTGGTGGGGCCCAACGAGCTGGAACTGGCGGCGGTGCGGGCGCCGGATGGCAGCCTGATCTACCTGGTGGATCGGGGAACGGATGTCTATGCCACCGATTTCAACCTGCAACCCGGCGCGGTCATCGGGGCCGGGCTCAAGCGTATCGACCACATGGCCATGGCGTTGCCGGCGGACAGCCTTGACAGTTGGGTGCTGTTCTACAAGAGCCTGCTGGATTTCGAGGCGGACGACGAAGTGGTGCTGCCTGACCCCTATGGCCTGGTGAAGAGCCGGGCCCTGCGCAGTCGCTGCAGTTCGATTCGCTTGCCGCTGAACATTTCCGAGAACCGCAACACGGCGATCTCACATGCGCTGTCGAGTTATCGCGGTTCCGGGGTGCATCACATCGCCTTCGACTGCGACGACATCTTTGCCCAGGTCAGTCGTGCCAAGGAAGCTGGCGTGCCGCTGCTGGATATTCCCCTCAACTATTACGACGACCTGGCGGCACGGTTCGATTTCGATGACGAGTTTCTCAGCGAGCTGGCGTATTTCAACGTGTTGTATGACCGTGATGCCCAGGGAGGCGAGTTGTTCCACGTCTACACCGAGCCGTTCGAGGGACGCTTCTTCTTTGAGATCATCCAGCGCAAGAACGGCTATACCGGCTACGGTGCGGCCAATGTCGCGGTGCGGCTGGCGGCCATGGCCAAGTCCCGCAGCGGCGGTTTGCGGCACGCCAAGTTGTAG
- a CDS encoding TetR/AcrR family transcriptional regulator: protein MTMNSELPAGLDEPVVVPRKSRKNNPEKTRENILQEAIVEFVQQGLAGARVDAIAERIHTSKRMIYYYFGSKEQLYVEVLEKLYGDIRNTESRLHLAELAPVDAIRRLVEFTFDHHDRNVDFVRIVCIENIHNAEYVKQSGAIKAMTSTILDSLGVILRRGAEEGVFRAGLQPLDVHLLISSFCFYRVSNRQTFGEIFQIDLSDEKIKQRHREMVCESVLRYLQP from the coding sequence ATGACTATGAATTCAGAACTTCCCGCTGGACTCGACGAGCCTGTCGTCGTGCCGCGCAAGAGTCGCAAGAACAACCCGGAGAAAACCCGGGAGAACATTCTCCAGGAAGCCATCGTCGAGTTCGTCCAGCAAGGCCTGGCTGGTGCCCGGGTCGACGCCATCGCCGAGCGCATCCACACTTCCAAGCGCATGATCTACTACTACTTCGGCAGCAAGGAGCAGTTGTATGTCGAGGTGCTGGAAAAACTCTACGGCGACATCCGTAATACCGAGAGCCGCCTGCACCTGGCGGAGCTGGCACCGGTCGACGCGATCCGGCGCCTGGTGGAGTTCACCTTCGACCACCATGATCGCAATGTGGATTTCGTGCGCATCGTCTGCATCGAGAACATCCATAACGCCGAATACGTGAAACAGTCAGGCGCGATCAAGGCGATGACCAGCACGATCCTCGATTCCCTGGGTGTGATCCTGCGCCGGGGCGCGGAAGAGGGTGTGTTCCGCGCCGGTCTCCAGCCGCTGGATGTGCACCTGCTGATCAGTTCGTTCTGCTTTTACCGGGTGTCCAACCGCCAGACCTTTGGCGAGATCTTCCAGATCGATCTGTCGGACGAGAAGATCAAGCAGCGGCATCGCGAGATGGTCTGCGAGTCGGTGTTGCGCTACCTGCAACCCTGA
- a CDS encoding shikimate dehydrogenase, producing the protein MSNTTVLAGLIGAGIQASRTPTLHEREGDAQGMRYLYRLIDLDALKLDSGALPDLLTAAERMSFTGLNITFPCKQAIIPLLDELSCEARGIGAVNTVVLKDGKRIGHNTDCLGFAEGFRRGLNDVSRRRVVQMGAGGAGAAVAHALLAEGVQTLSLFDVDASRAEALANNLNQHFGADRARVGHDLASAMAEADGLVNTTPMGMAKLPGTPVPAGLLRGDLWVAEIVYFPLETELLRNARALGCRTLDGGNMAVFQAVKAFELFSGVAPDAQRMLEHFQSMNH; encoded by the coding sequence ATGTCGAACACCACCGTACTGGCCGGCCTGATCGGTGCGGGCATCCAGGCTTCCCGCACGCCGACCCTTCATGAGCGCGAAGGCGATGCCCAGGGCATGCGCTACCTGTATCGCCTGATCGACCTCGATGCATTGAAACTCGACAGCGGCGCCCTGCCTGACCTGCTGACGGCGGCCGAACGCATGAGTTTTACCGGTTTGAACATCACCTTTCCCTGCAAACAGGCCATTATCCCGCTGCTGGATGAGCTGTCTTGCGAGGCCCGGGGTATCGGCGCCGTGAATACGGTGGTGCTCAAGGATGGCAAGCGCATCGGGCACAACACTGATTGCCTCGGGTTCGCCGAAGGATTTCGCCGCGGCTTGAACGATGTTTCGCGTCGACGCGTGGTACAGATGGGCGCCGGTGGCGCCGGTGCGGCTGTCGCCCATGCGTTGTTGGCCGAAGGCGTACAGACATTGAGCCTCTTCGATGTGGACGCCAGCCGTGCCGAAGCCCTGGCGAACAACCTGAACCAGCACTTCGGCGCTGATCGAGCCCGGGTCGGCCACGATCTGGCCAGCGCCATGGCCGAGGCGGATGGCCTGGTGAATACCACCCCCATGGGCATGGCGAAGCTGCCCGGCACGCCGGTGCCGGCCGGTTTGCTGAGGGGCGATCTGTGGGTCGCGGAAATCGTCTACTTCCCGCTGGAAACCGAACTGCTGCGCAACGCCCGCGCCCTGGGCTGCCGCACCCTGGATGGTGGCAACATGGCGGTATTCCAGGCGGTCAAGGCATTCGAACTGTTCAGTGGCGTGGCCCCGGATGCGCAGCGGATGCTGGAGCACTTCCAAAGCATGAATCACTGA
- the aroQ gene encoding type II 3-dehydroquinate dehydratase has translation MPPIVLVLNGPNLNLLGTREPATYGHETLADISALCGRTADELGLAVEFRQTNQESELLDWIHGARGRCAGIVINPAAWTHTSVAIRDALVASEVPVIEVHLSNVHAREAFRHHSFVSSVAIGVLCGFGSQGYRMALEHFSQRLKGQ, from the coding sequence ATGCCTCCGATCGTTCTGGTGCTCAACGGCCCGAACCTGAACCTGCTCGGCACTCGTGAGCCGGCTACCTACGGACACGAGACCCTGGCGGATATCTCGGCGTTGTGTGGGCGCACCGCTGACGAACTCGGCCTGGCGGTGGAGTTTCGCCAGACCAACCAGGAGAGCGAACTGCTGGACTGGATCCACGGCGCCCGCGGCCGCTGCGCCGGTATCGTCATCAACCCGGCGGCCTGGACCCACACCTCGGTCGCCATCCGCGACGCCTTGGTCGCCAGTGAAGTCCCGGTGATCGAAGTGCACCTGTCCAACGTCCATGCCCGGGAGGCCTTCCGGCATCACTCCTTCGTCTCATCGGTGGCCATCGGCGTGCTGTGTGGTTTCGGCAGCCAGGGCTATCGGATGGCCCTGGAACATTTCAGTCAGCGGTTGAAGGGGCAATGA
- the trmA gene encoding tRNA (uridine(54)-C5)-methyltransferase TrmA — MTFDSQAYAGQLQDKVARLRDLLAPFDAPQPEVFDSPLQHFRLRAEFRLWREAGERHYAMFSQDDKRTPILIEQFPIASLRINQLMPQLKAAWQASAPLSHKLFQVEFLTTLAGDAMITLCYHRPLDEHWHAAASKLASDLSVSIIGRSKGKREVIGYDYVVEKLDVAGRTFSYRQPEGAFTQPNGTVNQKMLNWAYDALGDRTDDLLELYCGNGNFTLPLATRVRKVLATEISKTSVNAALSNLSENAVDNVTLVRLSAEELTEALNEVRPFRRLQGIDLKSYEFGSVFVDPPRAGMDPDTCELTRRFENILYISCNPVTLAANIAQLHDTHRIVRCALFDQFPWTHHMESGVLLTRR, encoded by the coding sequence ATGACTTTCGATTCCCAGGCCTACGCCGGCCAGCTCCAGGACAAGGTCGCTCGCTTGCGCGACCTGCTGGCTCCGTTCGATGCACCGCAGCCCGAGGTGTTCGACTCCCCCTTGCAGCATTTCCGCCTGCGGGCCGAGTTCCGCCTGTGGCGCGAAGCCGGCGAACGGCATTACGCGATGTTCTCCCAGGACGACAAGCGCACGCCGATCCTCATCGAGCAATTCCCCATCGCCAGCCTGCGCATCAACCAGTTGATGCCGCAACTCAAGGCCGCCTGGCAAGCCAGCGCACCGCTGAGCCATAAGCTGTTCCAGGTGGAGTTCCTGACGACCCTGGCCGGCGACGCGATGATCACCCTGTGCTATCACCGTCCCCTGGATGAACACTGGCACGCAGCCGCCTCGAAACTGGCCAGCGACCTGAGCGTGAGCATCATCGGTCGGTCCAAGGGCAAGCGGGAAGTGATCGGCTATGACTATGTGGTGGAAAAACTCGACGTGGCCGGCCGTACGTTCAGCTATCGCCAGCCAGAAGGTGCCTTCACCCAGCCCAACGGCACGGTGAACCAGAAAATGCTCAACTGGGCTTACGATGCACTGGGAGATCGCACCGACGATCTGCTGGAGTTGTACTGCGGCAACGGCAACTTCACCCTGCCCCTGGCGACCCGCGTGCGCAAGGTGCTGGCCACCGAGATCAGCAAGACTTCCGTGAACGCGGCATTGAGCAACCTCAGCGAAAACGCGGTGGATAACGTCACCCTGGTGCGCCTCTCGGCCGAGGAACTGACCGAAGCCCTGAACGAAGTCCGCCCGTTCCGCCGCTTGCAAGGCATCGACCTGAAAAGCTACGAATTCGGCAGCGTCTTCGTCGACCCGCCCCGCGCCGGCATGGACCCGGACACCTGCGAACTGACCCGGCGGTTCGAGAACATCCTGTACATCTCCTGCAATCCGGTAACCCTCGCCGCCAATATCGCGCAACTGCACGACACCCATCGCATCGTGCGTTGTGCGTTGTTCGATCAATTTCCTTGGACCCATCATATGGAATCCGGGGTGTTGTTGACCCGACGGTAA
- a CDS encoding NCS2 family permease — MLERLFQLKAHNTNVRTEILAGVTTFLAMAYILFVNPSILGETGMDKGAVFVATCLAAAIGSTVMGLIANYPIALAPGMGLNAFFTYTVVLHMGHTWQVALGAVFVSAVLFFLLSIFRIREWIINSIPLPLRSAIAAGIGLFLALIALNNAGIVVKNPATMVGLGDLKQPAPILATLGFILIVGLEALKVRGAVLIGILAVTIVSILMGFTPFGGIVSAPPSLAPTFLQLDIKGALDIGLVSVIFAFLFVDLFDNSGTLIGVAKRAGLMGKDGHMPKMGRALIADSTAAMAGSLLGTSTTTSYIESAAGVSAGGRTGLTAIVVAVLFLLALFFSPLAASVPAFATAPALLFVAVLMTSGLAEIDWDDITVAAPVVITALAMPFTYSIANGIAFGFIAWTAIKLVSGRGRELNPALVILSILFVIKLGWFNA; from the coding sequence ATGCTGGAAAGGCTGTTTCAACTCAAGGCACACAACACCAACGTGCGGACCGAGATCCTGGCGGGCGTCACGACCTTCCTGGCCATGGCCTACATCTTGTTCGTCAACCCGAGCATCCTCGGCGAGACCGGCATGGACAAGGGCGCGGTGTTCGTCGCCACCTGCCTGGCGGCGGCCATCGGCTCGACGGTCATGGGCCTGATCGCCAACTACCCGATCGCCCTGGCGCCGGGCATGGGGTTGAACGCCTTTTTCACCTATACAGTGGTCCTGCACATGGGCCATACCTGGCAGGTGGCGCTGGGCGCGGTCTTCGTTTCCGCCGTGCTGTTCTTCCTGCTGTCGATCTTTCGCATCCGCGAATGGATCATCAACAGCATCCCGCTGCCGCTGCGCTCGGCCATCGCCGCTGGTATCGGCCTGTTCCTGGCGCTGATCGCCCTGAACAACGCCGGCATCGTGGTCAAGAACCCGGCAACCATGGTCGGCCTCGGCGACTTGAAACAGCCCGCGCCGATCCTTGCCACCCTCGGTTTCATCCTGATCGTGGGCCTTGAGGCACTGAAAGTGCGCGGCGCGGTGCTGATCGGCATCCTGGCAGTGACCATCGTCTCGATCCTGATGGGTTTCACCCCGTTCGGCGGCATCGTTTCCGCTCCGCCGTCCCTGGCCCCGACCTTCCTGCAACTGGACATCAAGGGCGCCCTGGACATCGGCCTGGTCAGCGTGATCTTCGCCTTCCTCTTCGTCGACCTGTTCGACAACTCCGGTACCCTGATCGGCGTCGCCAAGCGCGCCGGGCTGATGGGCAAGGACGGGCACATGCCGAAGATGGGCCGTGCGCTGATCGCCGACAGCACCGCCGCCATGGCCGGTTCGCTGCTGGGCACCTCCACCACCACCAGCTACATCGAATCGGCGGCAGGCGTCAGCGCCGGCGGCCGCACCGGCCTGACCGCCATCGTCGTGGCGGTCCTGTTCCTGCTGGCACTGTTCTTCTCGCCGCTGGCCGCCAGCGTCCCGGCCTTCGCCACCGCGCCGGCCCTGCTGTTCGTGGCCGTGCTGATGACCTCCGGCCTGGCGGAAATCGACTGGGACGACATCACCGTTGCCGCACCGGTGGTGATCACCGCACTGGCGATGCCGTTCACCTATTCCATCGCCAATGGCATCGCCTTCGGTTTCATCGCCTGGACCGCCATCAAGCTGGTGTCCGGTCGTGGCCGTGAGTTGAACCCGGCGCTGGTCATCCTGTCGATTCTGTTCGTGATCAAGTTGGGTTGGTTCAACGCATGA
- a CDS encoding DUF4879 domain-containing protein, translated as MKTNLAIAMACTLGLWWPAQAANAASAAPLSEVKVLKVESPACGFEDISQGQAQTRCDHRAPNIKVYVLEVGYGHQPHVTLDGFEVDGTRSPVCAYSNGNLNDCTASTKVVGYLYVFDLKDKQEGTFSFSNTSINAPGNRLSTQLYIK; from the coding sequence ATGAAAACAAACCTGGCGATTGCCATGGCTTGCACACTGGGCCTGTGGTGGCCCGCACAGGCGGCCAATGCCGCGTCGGCCGCGCCCTTGAGCGAGGTCAAGGTGCTCAAGGTCGAATCGCCGGCCTGTGGCTTCGAGGATATTTCGCAAGGACAGGCCCAGACCCGTTGCGACCATCGCGCGCCGAACATCAAGGTCTACGTGCTGGAGGTCGGCTATGGCCATCAGCCCCATGTCACGCTGGACGGCTTCGAGGTCGACGGCACTCGCTCGCCGGTATGCGCGTACAGCAACGGCAATCTCAACGATTGCACCGCCAGCACCAAGGTGGTCGGCTATCTGTACGTCTTCGACCTCAAGGACAAGCAGGAGGGCACCTTCAGTTTCAGCAACACCTCGATCAACGCACCGGGCAACCGCCTGTCGACCCAGTTGTACATCAAGTAA
- a CDS encoding DJ-1 family glyoxalase III, with protein MMPGTRIPRALIAVAEGVDDLQAVTLIDVLRRAQVEVVVASIEGRRMLTCARGTRLTADGMLVDMLVQDFYLIVLPGGIIGAQHLAAHQPLQQLVKDQAAAGRFFAAVAEAPALALQAFGVLRQRRMTCLPAVSQQLSGCTFVDQPVVVDGNCITAQGSAATLAFALTLVEQLCGKGVRAVVAAELLA; from the coding sequence ATGATGCCTGGAACCAGGATTCCCAGAGCCTTGATTGCCGTCGCCGAAGGCGTCGACGACCTGCAGGCGGTCACCCTGATCGATGTGTTGCGTCGGGCCCAGGTCGAAGTGGTCGTGGCGAGTATCGAAGGGCGGCGAATGCTCACCTGCGCCCGCGGTACCCGACTGACTGCCGATGGCATGCTGGTGGATATGCTGGTGCAGGATTTCTACCTGATCGTGCTGCCTGGCGGCATCATCGGCGCCCAGCACCTGGCGGCTCACCAGCCTTTGCAGCAGTTGGTCAAGGACCAGGCCGCCGCCGGGCGTTTCTTCGCCGCCGTCGCCGAAGCCCCGGCGCTGGCGCTGCAAGCGTTCGGTGTGCTGCGCCAGCGCCGCATGACCTGTCTGCCCGCCGTGAGTCAGCAATTGTCCGGATGCACCTTTGTCGACCAACCAGTGGTGGTGGACGGCAACTGCATCACCGCCCAGGGCTCGGCGGCCACCCTGGCGTTTGCCCTGACGCTGGTGGAACAGCTTTGCGGCAAGGGTGTACGGGCAGTAGTGGCGGCGGAGTTGCTGGCCTGA